The Notoacmeibacter ruber DNA segment TTGACAGCATCGAAGTCAGACCTGGCGAGATGAGGAGGTCGGGTCAAACACCGACCGTTCCCCTCCCAAACCATCCGAACAAAAGCGCCTGACCGCCTAAGGAAAGCGCGACCGTCCCTAGCGCATCGCGTCCGGCAAATCTCCCGGCGTCACCGGAGATGTGCGAATGGACGCGAGGGTTTCGATCGATGGACGCGTTTCCGATAGGGGGAAGCCGTTTCCGGCCAGAATTTCCTGATAAGACCGCGTATGCAGATCCGTGAAGCCGGCAGAAAACTCGATTTCGCTGCCGTCCACGGTGATCGAGCGGAAAGTGCGTTGGCCTGCCTCTTTCTGAGCGTCGGGAAGATCGGTGGCGTCGATCGAGAGGAACCAGCGGACGCGCGCACGCTCATATTCCAGATATCCGGCGGCTTTGGTCTCGTCCCTCAAATGGAGCCGGCTTTCTTGAAGGTCGCCAAAGACGAAATACAGCATGTCGAAAAAATGAACGCCGATATTTGTGGCGATACCGCCCGACTTTTTCTCCTCGCCCTTCCAACTGCGAAGATACCAGTTTTCTCGAGAGGTTATATAGGTGAGGTCGACCTCGTGCTTGGTATCCTGGTCCTTTCGCGCAGTTCGATGATCGAGGGGTGCTGACGTAACTGGAGGATCGTATTGACCTTGCGGCCCGTCGACTGCTCGATCTCCTGAAGGCCGTCAATGTTCCACGGGCTCAGAACCACGGGCTTTTCGCATATGGCGTCCGCGCCCGAACGAAGCGCGAATCGCATGTGGCTGTCATGCAGGTGATTGGGCGAGCAAATCGAGACATAGTCGATCTTCGGACCCTCACTGCGGCGCAGTTTATCGATATGACGGTCGAAGCGCTCGAACTCGGTGAAGAAACGGGCTTCAGGAAAATAGCTGTCGATCAGACCCACCGAATCGTTCGGATCCAGGGCAGCCAGAAGATCGCCACCGACCTCTTGTATCGCTTTCAGGTGCCTGGGCGCGCTGTAGCCGCCAAGTCCGATAAGGGCGAAATTGGGATTGGTCTGATCGGTTTGCATCCGTCGCTGTAACCTTCTGCTATCGGACATCGGCGAGATCGCCGGCTTTTGTGCGGACGTTGAATCGCCCGGCTGCAAGTTGATAACAGGCCTCCCGTTTGCGCAAATGACCGTTGGAGTTTCTGCAATGAATCCGCGCGATTTTTAGATAACAAAACGTCTTCGCCAAACGGGATACCATGCATCTCTGGTTTGAGCTTGAGTGTAGGAATAAGAGACACTAAGCATCGCGCCAATTATCGTGACGTCCAGTCAAAAGAGTTGGACGATTGGCGATTCGTTTCTGAACCAACGTTCAAGGTGCCTGCGGCACGAAGGAGATCCGCCCAGCCATGGCTACGCTCGATGGAAAGATCGCAATTATCGGCCTGGGATATGTCGGGCTGCCGCTTGCCGTCGCGTTCGGCGAGAAACGGCCGGTCATAGGCTTCGATATACGACAGGAGCGGATCGAAGAATTGCGGGCGGGGAAAGACCTTACCCTGGAGACGACGGACGAGGAACTCGCAGCGGCGACTCAGCTGGAATACACCAGCGACCCGGACGATCTGCGAGAGTGCCAGACATTCATCATCACCGTGCCGACACCGGTCGATCACGCCAACAGACCAGATTTGTCACCGGTCCGACGGGCCTCGGAGATGGTCGGGAAGATTATCGGTGCGAATTCAGTCGTGATCTATGAGTCGACCGTATTTCCGGGCTGTACGCAAAATGTCTGTGTTCCGATTTTGGAAGAACAAAGCGGACTGAAGCACAACCAGGATTTCCACACGGGCTACTCACCGGAGCGTATCAATCCGGGTGATCGCTCTCACCGCTTGCAGACGATCGTAAAGGTGACGTCGGGATCAACCCCGCAGGTCGCGGAGAAGATCGATTCGCTCTATGGCGAGATCATCCATGCCGGAACCTACAAGGCTCCTTCCATCGAGGTAGCCGAGGCTGCTAAAGTGATCGAAAACACTCAGCGCGACCTCAACATCGCCCTCATGAACGAACTGTCGATCATCTTCGACAGGCTTTCCATCGATACGATAGAAGTATTGAAGACGGCAGGCACGAAGTGGAATTTCCTCCCGTTTCGGCCAGGTCTCGTCGGCGGTCACTGTATCGGTGTCGATCCTTATTATCTGACCTATCGGGCTGAAGAAGTCGGATACCACCCTCAGGTCATTCTGGCCGGCCGTCGGATCAATGACGGCATGGGCCGCAGCGTGGCCGAACGAGTCATGAAGCTCATGATGAAACGCGGCTTTCCGGTCGTCGACAGCCGCATCCTGGTTCTTGGTCTTGCTTTCAAGGAGAACTGTCCGGATCTGCGTAACAGCCGGGTCATCGATGTGATCGAGACGCTGGCCGACTACAATGCCAATGTCGACGTCCATGATCCATGGGCAAGCGCCGAACAGTCGAACCGGGAATATGGCGTTGATCTCGTGGAGGAGCCGGAAAAAGGCGCATACGATGCCGTGATTCTGGCTGTCGGCCATCGCGAATATATTGAGGCAGGCGCACAACGCCTCCGTTCCTACGGTAAGCAGGACGCCGTCTTTTACGACGTCAAGTCAGTTTTCGAGCGGGACGAAAGCGACGGAAGGCTCTAAGCGGAGGATTTCCGAGGCAAGGTCATCGACCAGAGGATAAAGCATAGATTACGCATTGCCGAAGCATCGGCCCCCGTGCAAAAGGTGGTGCCTGCGGGGCCGAAATTGCTGAGGACTCATTTGAAGCGTCTGTTCGACATCGTAATATCCGCATCGGGGTTGATTATACTTCTTCTTCCGATGGCGATACTTGCCTGCCTCGTTGCAGTAAAGCTCGGCCGTCCCATTTTCTTTCGCCAGGATCGTCCCGGGATGCACGGACGAATCTTTCAGTTGGTCAAATTCCGGACCATGACGGATGAGCGGGATTCGTCAGGTGAATTGCTGCCGGATGCGCAGCGGCTCCCACCTTTTGGCCGGTGGCTCCGCGCGACGTCTCTGGATGAACTGCCGGAACTATGGAATGTCCTGAAAGGCGAAATGAGCCTGGTCGGCCCCCGTCCGCTTCTGGTGCAGTATCTGCCGCTCTATTCAGAACGTCAGAGTCG contains these protein-coding regions:
- a CDS encoding nucleotide sugar dehydrogenase produces the protein MATLDGKIAIIGLGYVGLPLAVAFGEKRPVIGFDIRQERIEELRAGKDLTLETTDEELAAATQLEYTSDPDDLRECQTFIITVPTPVDHANRPDLSPVRRASEMVGKIIGANSVVIYESTVFPGCTQNVCVPILEEQSGLKHNQDFHTGYSPERINPGDRSHRLQTIVKVTSGSTPQVAEKIDSLYGEIIHAGTYKAPSIEVAEAAKVIENTQRDLNIALMNELSIIFDRLSIDTIEVLKTAGTKWNFLPFRPGLVGGHCIGVDPYYLTYRAEEVGYHPQVILAGRRINDGMGRSVAERVMKLMMKRGFPVVDSRILVLGLAFKENCPDLRNSRVIDVIETLADYNANVDVHDPWASAEQSNREYGVDLVEEPEKGAYDAVILAVGHREYIEAGAQRLRSYGKQDAVFYDVKSVFERDESDGRL
- a CDS encoding sugar transferase; amino-acid sequence: MPAGPKLLRTHLKRLFDIVISASGLIILLLPMAILACLVAVKLGRPIFFRQDRPGMHGRIFQLVKFRTMTDERDSSGELLPDAQRLPPFGRWLRATSLDELPELWNVLKGEMSLVGPRPLLVQYLPLYSERQSRRHAVRPGLTGWAQINGRNALSWPEKFELDVWYVENQSFWLDLKILARTVAAVLKSSGISATGEATMPPFRGER
- a CDS encoding Gfo/Idh/MocA family protein, translated to MQTDQTNPNFALIGLGGYSAPRHLKAIQEVGGDLLAALDPNDSVGLIDSYFPEARFFTEFERFDRHIDKLRRSEGPKIDYVSICSPNHLHDSHMRFALRSGADAICEKPVVLSPWNIDGLQEIEQSTGRKVNTILQLRQHPSIIELRERTRIPSTRSTSPI
- a CDS encoding Gfo/Idh/MocA family oxidoreductase yields the protein MTSRENWYLRSWKGEEKKSGGIATNIGVHFFDMLYFVFGDLQESRLHLRDETKAAGYLEYERARVRWFLSIDATDLPDAQKEAGQRTFRSITVDGSEIEFSAGFTDLHTRSYQEILAGNGFPLSETRPSIETLASIRTSPVTPGDLPDAMR